One genomic window of Diospyros lotus cultivar Yz01 chromosome 8, ASM1463336v1, whole genome shotgun sequence includes the following:
- the LOC127808512 gene encoding uncharacterized protein LOC127808512 has translation MATRRQPSRAVGSNHVPEPSQQNPPRSPPGRARSPEGPPPPPDRIALLEGQVQRLTELLMGFLDGQHQQAQHSRAEERREPPREEESYRRDENPQRPGPDDGETAESLDLSFVQQRQKRRLRQLEEEMAALKPRTGEAQGPRINQPLGLEIMAAIPPERLRIPAIKPYAGTTDPMDHLDLFTSHMMVQDASDAMWCRVFLATLEGHARAWYSNLAHHSIVSFAQLRSSFLAHFAPLRRHRRSTMALVSMKQNQGEPLKDFVSRFNMEALSIENFDHNVAMVAFQNALRPGPFAQSLAKTPPSAFTDILGRATKYINAEEVMQAKRAEHVEKKDKKKHPEERRSDDRREKNRPRWDLAGFTPLNAPRAEILATIEGKDYLKKPRPMKAPSDKRNRSKYCRFHRDHGHDTEECHQLKEEIQELINRGFLRSYVAKTCDSQGRKDRRSRSRSPPKRDRAEDRNRAQRERSHRREDDHPQPPIFHTLAAGEVPVMKDEKSNAARLKRSRNVDPISFSDSDLPGYPTRNDPLVITAELGKWELRRILVDPGSSSEILYRQAFLGMGYEMTQLRAARVPLVGFDGEAVYSEGIIQLSLTVGRGS, from the coding sequence ATGGCGACCAGAAGACAGCCGTCTAGGGCCGTGGGGAGCAACCATGTTCCGGAACCGAGTCAGCAGAACCCTCCCCGAAGCCCACCGGGGAGGGCTCGGAGTCCGGAGGGCCCTCCGCCTCCTCCTGATCGGATAGCACTTCTGGAGGGTCAAGTACAACGATTGACGGAGTTACTCATGGGTTTTCTAGATGGCCAGCATCAGCAAGCCCAGCACTCTCGGGCGGAAGAAAGGCGCGAGCCCCCAAGAGAAGAGGAATCCTATCGACGGGACGAGAATCCGCAGAGGCCAGGGCCAGATGACGGCGAGACGGCCGAGTCTCTTGACTTGTCGTTTGTGCAGCAGCGGCAGAAAAGAAGATTGCGGCagttggaggaggagatggccgcCCTAAAGCCAAGGACCGGAGAGGCTCAGGGACCAAGGATAAATCAGCCCCTTGGCCTAGAGATCATGGCGGCCATACCACCAGAACGTCTCCGTATCCCGGCCATTAAGCCCTACGCAGGGACCACCGACCCGATGGATCACCTGGATCTCTTTACCTCGCATATGATGGTACAGGACGCctcagacgcgatgtggtgtagaGTTTTCTTGGCCACTCTGGAGGGGCACGCACGGGCGTGGTACTCAAACCTGGCTCATCATTCCATCGTAAGTTTTGCGCAACTCCGGAGCAGCTTTCTGGCGCACTTTGCACCTCTCCGAAGACACCGAAGGTCCACCATGGCCTTGGTGAGTATGAAGCAAAACCAAGGAGAGCCCTTAAAGGATTTCGTTTCACGATTTAATATGGAAGCCCTGAGCATTGAGAACTTTGACCACAATGttgctatggtggcattccagaacgCCCTGAGACCCGGCCCTTTCGCCCAATCATTAGCCAAAACGCCTCCGAGCGCGTTCACGGACATATTGGGCCGGGCcacgaagtacataaatgccgAAGAGGTCATGCAGGCTAAGAGAGCGGAGCATGtggagaagaaggataaaaagaagcatCCCGAGGAAAGGAGGAGTGACGACCGAAGGGAAAAAAATCGCCCTCGGTGGGATTTGGCGGGTTTCACTCCTCTGAACGCCCCGAGGGCAGAAATCCTGGCTACTATTGAGGGAAAAGATTATTTGAAAAAGCCTCGACCGATGAAGGCACCATCTGACAAAAGGAATAGAAGTAAATATTGTCGATTCCACCGAGATCATGGTCATGACACGGAGGAGTGTCAccaattaaaggaggagattcAGGAACTTATCAATCGGGGTTTCCTGAGGAGCTACGTGGCAAAAACATGTGATTCTCAGGGGAGAAAGGATCGACGGTCGCGATCAAGAAGCCCCCCCAAGAGAGACCGCGCGGAGGATCGAAATCGGGCCCAGCGGGAGAGATCACATCGAAGAGAAGAtgatcatcctcagcctccGATATTCCACACACTCGCGGCTGGGGAGGTCCCAGTCATGAAGGACGAAAAAAGTAATGCGGCCCGACTGAAAAGGTCGAGGAACgtggatccaatctctttttcagatagcGACCTCCCGGGGTACCCGACTCGAAATGACCCACTGGTGATAACAGCTGAACTCGGGAAGTGGGAACTTCGGCGGATCCTTGTGGATCCAGGAAGCTCTTCAGAAATCTTGTATCGgcaagccttcttaggcatggggtaTGAAATGACACAGTTAAGGGCAGCGAGGGTCCCTTTGGTAGGATTTGATGGTGAAGCCGTATATTCAGAAGGGATTATTCAACTCTCGTTGACGGTAGGGAGAGGTTCCTGA